TTGTGAGCGTCCCTCTTGCAGTTATTTGGGCTAACACAGGAGGGATTCTGAAATCACTTGGCCAAGATGCTGAAATTGCAACTGAAGCTGGGAAGTATGCCATTTGCATGATTCCAACTCTTTTCGCATATGGTTTACTTCAATGTTTGAACAGATTCTTACAGACCAAAAACGTTGTTTTACCAATGGTGATGTGTTCTGCAACAGCAGTTTTGCTTCACATCCCCATTTGTTGgatttttatatataaagtAGGACTCGGACTTCGAGGAGCAGCTATCGCTAGCTCAATCTCTTATTCGCTCAATGTGTTGATGACTATGCTTTATGTTAAGTTCTCTTCTTCATGTTCCAAGTCTTGGACAGGCTTTTCAGTGCAGGCTTTTGAAAACATCCCAACTTACCTTAGACTCGCAATTCCTTCGGCTTGCATGGTTTGGTAATTCTCTCTTTACTATTACTCCTTTTTATCATCATCATGAAGATGAATTAATTTGTCACATAATGTTCAACAAAATGCTCTCAACAGCTTGGAAATGTGGTCATTTGAGTTGATGGTTATCTTATCTGGGCTTCTACCAAATCCGAAATTAGAGACATCAGTACTTTCAATTAGGTAAATAACGGAGACATCAGTTCTTTTTTCTTCATATCTATTCACCTCTAACTTTACTTACATATATTCTTTACCAGCCTTAATACAGGTGCAGTAATTTGGAATTTCTCATTGGGCATGAGTGGTGTAGGAAGGTAAATTTCATACAATTTCTCAGTAGAATCACCATTGTCTATTACTCTCTACAAATAACTCTTATACGATCACTTTCACATGTTCTTTTCTCTcttaaatttgaaaactaaaaacttTATGCGTTTGTCATTTgtgaaaaaaaatggaaagaagatCGGTGTAACTGAGATTTCTTTGTTTGTATTTCATTCTGTTAGCACGCGAGTCTCAAACGAACTAGGAGCCGGCCATCCTGCAGCAGCAAAGCTAGCTGGGTGTGTAGTTATGATAATGGTCGCTATTCAGGGGATGCTTGTTGGAACTTTCTTCATTCTTATACGTAATGTTTGGGGCTATGCTTTTAGCAACGAACGAGAAGTGGTTGAATATTTAGCAAAGATGCTTCCTATAGTTGCAGTTTCTGAATTTTTCTCAGGACTTCAAAATGTGCTTTCAGGTTATCATTCTATCCTATCTATTAAGAGTGTAAAtgggttgagttgggttgagGAGTATTTTGAAAGTTGGCAACCCGAATGACTCGAGAAACATTTCCAACCCAACTCTTAAAATATGAGTTGGATTGAATTGAGTTATTGAGTTGTATGAATTTTtcccatttttaatatttattaaatttcaaaaatattacaCATCATATCCATAAATCCACATatccaaaaataataatacaataatacttaagaaaaagttttaaaacattTAGTATTACTTAGAAGAATGTCATATATGAACCAAACTTCTAAGATTAACTACTATAGTTTTCTTTCTTAAGTCGATGTACTTGGAAGAGAACTAAACTATTGTTTGTCATTTGCAAAAACAATTTTCGTTATATTCTAAACTCAAACTTTGAGACGTACCTACTTCACATTTGGATGTTTTATattacaacatttcaatcctattAATAGAATTGTCATGAGCATAACTCATACCACAATTAAACAACAATTTAAATCCTACACTTAATTAATACgaaactcttactaaattaactctaacattttACCTCACATccgtctttaatttttttccaatAACCCTCGTAAATCAATTtacatataacttatttattttaaacatatttaaattttaaacgcATTCCAATCATCCTATTATAAaacttaatataaatatatataatttcattaattcTGATTGGATATATTGAGTTGAACTGAAGTTTTCAATACTCAAACCCAAGACCCAAACCAACCAAaacccaaattttaaaataaaccaACCGAACTCTTGTAACATGGGATGTGTTGGGTAGATCTAAGGTATTTACACCCCTAGCTacaattatatatgtatatatgtatgtatgtatatgtatatatgtatatatatatatattccactTTATATGTTTAGCCTTAGAATGAAATTTGTAGAGGTGGAATTAAATGATTTTGATTAGAGTCTACAATTGATATCTGTTCCATATGCTACAACCAATTAGTTGTCTAAATGGCATTTTCTGTTCAGGCAGTAAGATGTGCATCCCCATAAAAACATAGACAAAAAAGTACCACTTGTGTCAAGTTggatcataaaaaaattaaccGAATATTACCAGGATATCAGACTTTTTAACTGCATGTATTGGTAAATACATACGTAGCCAAATGAATTTAATCTCTCTCTTGGTCATGGTTATTACTAAAACCTATTTTTTGTGTTAATATTAGACTTGGGGGTTACATGTCTACCCTATATTCTTGATTTGGTGTCTGCATtaatactttacttgtttttcACATATACTCAATATGCAGGCATTGCTAGAGGGTGTGGGTGGCAAAAGATTGGTGCATTTGTCAATCTTGGTTCATATTATATCGTTGGAGTTCCGTTTGGAATTTTGCTTGCTTTTGTTTTTCACATTGGTGGAAAGGTAAAAACAATGATTATGATGAAAACATATCATTCCTCCTTAGACTTAATTATACAAAATACTCAACAACTTGGCCCTTTGTTTACGAttacttttattcttttaaaaattgtaCTATTACACTTAACTTCTTCTATATATGATCTTAAAGCTACCGTTGgagtataaataattaaaagttttCAAATGAAAATTGAGACATGAAATGACGTGTGACAATCCTAATTCAATGCACTTCCATTTCAAGACCCAATTTCTGATTGGGTACTTTTGATTCAAAAAGCATTTTATACAATTTAACCGACCATTTTTATATTGCACATGATTCTTAATAGGGGCTGTGGTTTGGCATCATGTCTGCACTCATAGTACAAGCATGTTCTCTTGGTATCATTGCCATCCGCACCAACTGGGACCAAGAAGTACAAACTCATTACCCAAATCTCAACTTTGCTTTGTTCCCTAAACTAATTGAAGTTTCTAATGCATTCATTTTTGCTATTCAGGCAAAGAAAGCTACAAAACGTAATGTTGTCTCATGAAACTAGATCGGTGAAGGAGCTTTATGATTGACAGATTGAACTCTAACTTTCTTttcaaaatcaacaaaaattgTGTAACCCCAAGCTTGAAAGGTTCATTCTCAACTGGGCTCTTACACAAATAAATGATATCTTAGTCTCCACTCTCCATTGTGTTTAGAAATCATTCAATATTTCAGTGGTATTATATATTCTTTGCTCTGTATACAGAATGAATATGTCAACATAAG
The sequence above is drawn from the Cucumis melo cultivar AY chromosome 2, USDA_Cmelo_AY_1.0, whole genome shotgun sequence genome and encodes:
- the LOC103494163 gene encoding protein DETOXIFICATION 16-like isoform X2, yielding MVEKGAGSSLNSPLLHISEDGLISSNGLIRANDKLHRRQQVAEELKRQLWLAGPLTLVGLLQYSLQMISVVFIGHLGELPLSGASVATSFATVTGFSLLMGMASALDTFCGQSYGAKQYHMLGIHMQRAMLVLLLVSVPLAVIWANTGGILKSLGQDAEIATEAGKYAICMIPTLFAYGLLQCLNRFLQTKNVVLPMVMCSATAVLLHIPICWIFIYKVGLGLRGAAIASSISYSLNVLMTMLYVKFSSSCSKSWTGFSVQAFENIPTYLRLAIPSACMVCLEMWSFELMVILSGLLPNPKLETSVLSISLNTGAVIWNFSLGMSGVGSTRVSNELGAGHPAAAKLAGCVVMIMVAIQGMLVGTFFILIRNVWGYAFSNEREVVEYLAKMLPIVAVSEFFSGLQNVLSGIARGCGWQKIGAFVNLGSYYIVGVPFGILLAFVFHIGGKGLWFGIMSALIVQACSLGIIAIRTNWDQEAKKATERVYDAAIPSNVVS
- the LOC103494163 gene encoding protein DETOXIFICATION 16-like isoform X3, whose product is MVEKGAGSSLNSPLLHISEDGLISSNGLIRANDKLHRRQQVAEELKRQLWLAGPLTLVGLLQYSLQMISVVFIGHLGELPLSGASVATSFATVTGFSLLMGMASALDTFCGQSYGAKQYHMLGIHMQRAMLVLLLVSVPLAVIWANTGGILKSLGQDAEIATEAGKYAICMIPTLFAYGLLQCLNRFLQTKNVVLPMVMCSATAVLLHIPICWIFIYKVGLGLRGAAIASSISYSLNVLMTMLYVKFSSSCSKSWTGFSVQAFENIPTYLRLAIPSACMVCLEMWSFELMVILSGLLPNPKLETSVLSISLNTGAVIWNFSLGMSGVGSTRVSNELGAGHPAAAKLAGCVVMIMVAIQGMLVGTFFILIRNVWGYAFSNEREVVEYLAKMLPIVAVSEFFSGLQNVLSGIARGCGWQKIGAFVNLGSYYIVGVPFGILLAFVFHIGGKGLWFGIMSALIVQACSLGIIAIRTNWDQEAKIATERVYDAIIPANVVS